The following coding sequences are from one Nicotiana tabacum cultivar K326 chromosome 1, ASM71507v2, whole genome shotgun sequence window:
- the LOC142162418 gene encoding uncharacterized protein LOC142162418, whose translation MSGYAKFLKDLVTKKRFMDCETIKMTHQVSVIVHWMDTKLEDPGVLTIPCTIGSEDFAKSLCYLGASINLMPYYVFKTLGIGQPRATSMILQMADRIMKRSLGIIDNVLVRVDKFILPADFVILDCEVDYEVPIILERPFLVTGKALVDV comes from the coding sequence ATGTCGGGTTATGCCAAGTTTTTGAAAGACTTGGTAACTAAAAAGAGATTtatggattgtgagaccatcaaaatgactcatcaagtaagTGTTATTGTGCACTGGATGGATACAAAGCTTGAGGATCCCGGCGTATTAACCATTCCATGTACCATTGGGAGTGAGGATTTTGCAAAGTCCTTGTGTTATTTGGGagcaagtataaatttgatgccttactaTGTATTCAAAACGTTGGGTATTGGTCAACCGAGAGCTACTTCAATGATAttgcaaatggcagatagaaTAATGAAGAGGtcgcttggtattattgataatgtTCTTGTCCGGGTTGACAAATTTATTTtgcctgcagattttgtgattctcgatTGCGAAGTCGACTATGAGGTACCAATAATATTGGAAAGGCCTTTCCTAGTaacagggaaggcattggttgatgtgtaA